A portion of the Streptomyces sp. NBC_01335 genome contains these proteins:
- the mug gene encoding G/U mismatch-specific DNA glycosylase, producing MTPEELAAARDRIVPDVVSGGLRVLFCGINPSLMTAATSYHFAHPGNRFWPVLQLSGFTPRRLAPAEQAELSSYGLGITNVVARATARADELTAQEYRAGGRILVEKVGRLRPQWLAVVGVTAYRTAFGERHAQIGPQERTIGGARVWALPNPSGLNAHWTVGSMAEEYARLRAAVEEAVVEEVVVEEAAVRSCD from the coding sequence GTGACACCCGAAGAGTTGGCTGCCGCCCGTGACCGCATCGTCCCCGATGTGGTCTCGGGCGGTTTGCGTGTGCTGTTCTGCGGGATCAATCCCAGCCTCATGACCGCCGCCACGAGCTACCACTTCGCGCACCCAGGAAACCGTTTCTGGCCGGTGCTCCAGCTCTCCGGCTTCACTCCCCGCAGGCTGGCTCCGGCGGAACAGGCGGAGCTCTCTTCCTACGGCCTCGGTATCACCAATGTCGTCGCGCGGGCCACCGCGCGGGCTGACGAACTGACCGCCCAGGAGTACCGCGCGGGTGGACGGATCCTGGTGGAGAAGGTCGGCCGCCTGCGGCCTCAGTGGCTGGCGGTCGTCGGAGTGACGGCCTACCGGACGGCCTTCGGTGAGCGCCACGCCCAAATCGGCCCGCAGGAAAGGACCATCGGCGGTGCCCGTGTCTGGGCTCTTCCCAACCCCAGCGGGCTCAACGCCCACTGGACCGTCGGCTCGATGGCCGAGGAGTACGCCCGTCTCCGCGCGGCCGTGGAAGAAGCTGTCGTGGAAGAAGTTGTCGTGGAAGAAGCTGCCGTGCGGAGCTGCGACTGA
- a CDS encoding ABC transporter permease, which yields MPHTAVAVLRSEWIKVRSVRAVHGSLTAVFVVTVAISVLFSATIGQSEVNDLDGEPLFNAFYALNFGQIAAIAFGATALSSEFAGGALRVSLSAVPRRGLFYAAKMAVVGAAALIAGEATGFVSFLLGQLFMGEFAIGLGDPGALRAVLGSGVYLALMTLFAAGITALLRSAVAVMSILIPFILIVSFVVGDVSAGVADFLPDRAGQAILHETPTGSLGPWSGLAVTAAWTAAALLAGWWAIRTRDV from the coding sequence ATGCCGCACACAGCGGTCGCGGTTCTCCGCTCGGAATGGATCAAGGTCAGGTCCGTACGTGCCGTCCACGGCTCTCTGACGGCGGTGTTCGTGGTGACGGTGGCCATCTCCGTGCTCTTCTCCGCCACGATCGGACAGAGCGAGGTGAATGATCTCGATGGCGAACCGCTGTTCAACGCCTTCTATGCGCTGAACTTCGGTCAGATCGCGGCCATTGCCTTCGGCGCGACCGCACTCTCCTCCGAGTTCGCCGGCGGAGCCTTGCGGGTGTCCCTTTCGGCGGTGCCGCGCCGTGGCCTCTTCTACGCCGCGAAGATGGCCGTCGTCGGTGCGGCAGCACTGATCGCGGGGGAGGCAACCGGCTTCGTGAGTTTTCTGCTGGGGCAGCTGTTCATGGGGGAGTTCGCCATCGGCCTGGGGGATCCCGGGGCGCTGCGAGCCGTGCTGGGCAGTGGCGTCTACCTCGCACTCATGACCCTTTTCGCGGCAGGCATCACGGCGCTGCTCCGAAGCGCTGTCGCCGTGATGAGCATCCTCATCCCGTTCATCCTGATCGTCTCGTTCGTCGTGGGAGACGTGTCTGCCGGAGTGGCCGACTTCCTTCCCGACCGGGCGGGTCAGGCGATCTTGCACGAGACTCCGACGGGCAGCCTCGGCCCTTGGAGCGGGCTGGCGGTGACAGCAGCCTGGACAGCTGCCGCGCTGCTCGCAGGTTGGTGGGCGATACGCACCCGGGACGTTTGA
- a CDS encoding ATP-binding cassette domain-containing protein: MTSIDVHQLTKEYGATRAVDQLTFRAEAGRVTGFLGPNGAGKSTTMRLILGLDRPSSGTATVGGRAYATLDNPLRVVGSLLDAGAAHGSRTARDHVLALAVSNGISQRRVDTVLEEAGLATVAARRIKTFSLGMRQRLGIAAALLGDPPVVILDEPSNGLDLEGMVWIRELMRRLAREGRTVLVSSHLMGETATFADHLIILGAGRLLADVPTVAFLASRSRPRVRLREAEGSGLRDLLVRRGYDARDTGDGAFWVEGARASEVGALAAARHVPLLELVEERATLEEAYLDLTADAAEFASVPPASIKEA; the protein is encoded by the coding sequence ATGACCAGCATCGATGTGCATCAGCTCACGAAAGAGTACGGAGCCACCCGCGCGGTGGACCAACTCACCTTCCGTGCGGAGGCCGGCCGCGTCACCGGCTTCCTCGGGCCCAACGGTGCCGGGAAGTCCACCACGATGCGGCTGATTCTCGGCCTCGACCGCCCGTCCAGCGGCACGGCGACCGTGGGCGGACGGGCCTACGCCACGCTCGACAACCCACTGCGCGTGGTCGGTTCACTGCTCGACGCCGGAGCCGCGCACGGATCGCGCACCGCAAGAGACCATGTGCTCGCCCTCGCGGTGAGCAACGGCATCTCCCAGCGAAGAGTGGACACCGTGCTGGAGGAAGCGGGCCTCGCCACGGTCGCCGCGCGACGGATCAAGACGTTCTCACTCGGCATGCGCCAACGGCTGGGCATAGCCGCCGCACTGCTCGGGGACCCTCCCGTGGTGATACTGGACGAGCCGTCCAACGGGCTCGACCTCGAGGGAATGGTCTGGATCCGCGAGCTGATGAGACGGCTTGCGCGGGAAGGCCGCACGGTTCTGGTGTCCAGTCACTTGATGGGCGAAACAGCCACCTTCGCCGACCACCTGATCATTCTCGGTGCTGGAAGGCTCCTCGCCGACGTGCCGACGGTCGCGTTCCTCGCCTCGCGCAGCCGCCCCCGGGTGCGGCTGCGGGAAGCCGAGGGAAGCGGACTCCGCGACCTCCTGGTCCGCAGGGGATACGACGCCAGGGATACCGGTGACGGGGCGTTCTGGGTCGAGGGAGCCCGTGCCAGTGAAGTCGGGGCGCTGGCGGCGGCCCGGCACGTTCCCCTCCTGGAGCTCGTGGAAGAGCGAGCCACTCTGGAAGAGGCGTACCTCGACCTCACCGCGGACGCCGCCGAGTTCGCCTCCGTACCCCCCGCTTCAATCAAGGAGGCATGA
- a CDS encoding sensor histidine kinase: MHRFLAPLAEPVTYSRWIHLVVPMALISVWLFIEPGLPWQLALLAVPVGLLPVMRVGEGVQAQLLLTPGERGRADATISLSPATTWGEKWRTVLWLELRLLLSIVVGAATVWLPFMATDMVRAATGDYIGNGIFQLVEPHSWYAVLAPLPLLLLLALVVLCGRLTTAVARRLLGPSKTERVAALEELTEQLLERNRIARELHDSIGHALTVSVVQAGAARTADDPEFTRRALVAIEETGRAALDDLERVLRVLRQPGASADRRPTLIAVEQLLDSARGSGVAVDAEVVGRIDRLPDSLSREGYRILQESLTNALRHAGRVPVRVRIGVESDHLELDVRNPLAEPVSRSAGGHGLQGIRERAKLLGGSAKAGPREGEWRVHVALPLRAAPRVFPWR, from the coding sequence ATGCACCGTTTCCTTGCCCCACTGGCCGAGCCGGTGACCTACAGCCGTTGGATCCACCTCGTCGTCCCCATGGCCCTCATAAGCGTGTGGCTGTTCATCGAGCCGGGCCTCCCGTGGCAGCTCGCGCTGCTCGCGGTGCCCGTGGGGCTCCTCCCGGTGATGCGTGTGGGGGAAGGGGTCCAGGCACAGCTTCTGCTCACCCCCGGCGAGCGTGGTCGGGCCGATGCGACCATTTCCCTCTCGCCCGCCACGACCTGGGGTGAGAAATGGCGGACCGTGCTCTGGCTCGAACTGCGCCTCCTGCTCTCCATCGTCGTGGGCGCGGCCACGGTCTGGCTGCCCTTCATGGCGACCGACATGGTCCGGGCCGCGACGGGGGACTACATCGGCAACGGCATATTCCAACTGGTCGAACCCCACTCCTGGTACGCGGTGCTCGCGCCACTTCCTCTCCTCCTGCTGCTGGCCCTCGTGGTTCTCTGCGGACGGCTCACCACGGCAGTGGCCCGTCGGCTACTGGGACCGTCGAAGACCGAACGCGTGGCAGCGCTGGAGGAGCTCACGGAGCAGCTTCTGGAGCGCAACCGCATCGCACGCGAACTCCACGACTCCATCGGCCACGCACTCACGGTTTCCGTGGTGCAGGCAGGTGCCGCACGCACGGCTGACGATCCGGAGTTCACCCGGCGCGCGCTCGTGGCAATCGAGGAGACGGGTCGCGCGGCGCTCGACGATCTGGAACGGGTGCTCCGGGTGCTGCGCCAACCCGGAGCCTCTGCCGACCGACGGCCGACGCTGATCGCTGTCGAGCAGCTGCTGGACTCCGCACGCGGATCCGGGGTCGCCGTGGACGCCGAGGTGGTCGGGCGCATCGACCGCCTGCCCGACTCCCTGTCCAGGGAGGGGTATCGCATCCTTCAGGAATCGCTCACCAACGCGTTGCGTCACGCCGGCCGGGTCCCTGTCCGTGTGCGTATCGGCGTCGAAAGCGACCATCTGGAACTCGACGTACGGAATCCTCTGGCGGAGCCCGTCAGCCGCTCGGCCGGGGGGCATGGGCTGCAAGGGATACGAGAACGGGCGAAGCTGCTGGGCGGCAGTGCGAAAGCCGGACCGCGCGAAGGCGAATGGCGGGTCCACGTCGCCCTGCCCCTCCGGGCGGCACCCAGGGTGTTCCCATGGCGGTGA
- a CDS encoding response regulator transcription factor, whose product MAVKVLLVDDEPLVRTGLRAVLESQPDIVVAGEAADGASVLPLVRQLRPDVVAMDVRMPLMDGIEATRLLLRSLAEPPKILVVTTFENDEYVYEALRAGADGFLLKRARPMEIVNAVRLVAEGESLLFPAAVRRLASECGTNKARAVVKRAALTDREEAVLRLMCRGLSNAEIAAKLVVGTETVKTHVSALLAKLGSRDRTQAVITAYESGFVIPG is encoded by the coding sequence ATGGCGGTGAAGGTCCTTCTCGTCGACGACGAGCCACTCGTGCGCACGGGCCTGCGGGCGGTGCTGGAATCGCAGCCCGACATCGTGGTGGCCGGAGAAGCGGCGGACGGTGCGTCCGTGCTTCCCCTGGTGCGGCAGTTACGCCCGGACGTGGTCGCCATGGACGTCCGGATGCCCTTGATGGACGGCATAGAGGCGACGCGGCTACTGCTCCGTTCCCTGGCCGAACCTCCGAAGATTCTGGTGGTCACGACATTCGAGAACGACGAGTACGTGTACGAGGCTCTGCGCGCGGGTGCGGACGGGTTCCTGCTCAAGCGTGCCCGCCCGATGGAGATCGTGAATGCCGTCCGGCTGGTGGCCGAAGGCGAGTCCTTGCTCTTTCCTGCGGCTGTGCGTCGGCTGGCCTCCGAGTGCGGGACGAACAAGGCCCGCGCGGTGGTGAAGCGGGCCGCCCTCACCGATCGGGAGGAGGCAGTGCTCCGGTTGATGTGCCGGGGCCTGTCCAATGCGGAGATCGCGGCCAAGCTGGTGGTGGGCACCGAGACGGTCAAGACCCATGTCAGTGCGTTGCTGGCCAAGCTCGGTTCCAGGGACCGGACTCAGGCCGTGATCACGGCGTACGAGTCGGGATTCGTGATCCCCGGTTGA